The sequence ATCCTGTGGGTGTCTCCACTAAGAGTCAGATCACCCCAGAAGCCCTCTCACAGCCGGGGCTTCCGGAGCAGAGTCTTGCTGAGGTCTTTGACCTCCTCCGGGCTGCTGACCCGCTCATAGCCCAGCACGGCCATGGGCTGGTAACAAAACTCCTCCACCTGTTGGATCTGCTGGAAGGTGAGGGCGGTCCGCCAGGCATTGGCAGCCTGCGTGGCGTTGCGGGCCGACACCACGAAGGGCTTCGAGGAAGAGCCCGAGCCACTAGTCATGTTCAGAGCAAACTGTTCCATCTCAGGACTCACCAGCAGCCCCACAAAGTCGTACACCCTCCTCAGAGTCTTGACAGGGTCTCCCACCAGGTCCTCGTACCGCACCACCAGGTAGTGGCCCTGCAGCCAGTCCGGGGGCTGCAGGGCCGTCTGCAGCGTCTTGGCCATGCTGTTGCAGATGACCTCCATGGCGCCAAGCGCGTGGTAATCGGCTGGGCCACCCACACCCTCCTTCTTAGCGCCCAGTTTGTGGCCAGCGGCCTCCAGGAAGGGCATGCGGTGGGCGCGCGGGTCCCGGCTACGCACCACCTGCAGGCTCTCGCGAATGAGGCCGTGGCGTGAGCGGATGCGAGAACTGGCCACGGCGCGGGGATCACGCACCAGGTGGATGATCTTGAGGTCCAGGGCCGGGTCGCGCAGTAGCGGCGCCAATACAGCCACGTCGAAGACCCGCACACCCTTGATGACCAGCGTTCGGTACTTGCGGCACTCCTCTTCGAAGCGGGCCAGGCGCTGAGGCGGACACTTCTTGCACACGCGGTCGTCCACTAGCCCCACGACTTCCTTGCGGTAGGCGGGACAGAGCGGCGAGGAGCATACCACCTTGTTGGTGGCCGCGCCGAAGATGCCCAACGTGGTGAGGTTGCGCCCCCCGCTGCCTGCCGGGCTGTACAACTGGAATACCGACAGGTCGCAGCGATAGAGAGCGCTCAGCATGTCCCGCGCCGCCCCCTGCAGGGAAACGGCGTCCCCTGGGTACAGCTTTTGCCACACGTGCCACACTGGCTCGTAAAGAAAGAACACCTCGGGGTTCTGGTTGAAGAGCTCACCGAAGAAAGACGAGCCCGAGCGCCACGTGGTGAACACGTACACCAGCTGTCTCTTGCCCGCGCCGCCCCGGCTGACATTGCCCGGAGGGGGCGCGGCCCCTGCCACCCCCCCCGCGACGGGAGCAGCGGGCGGGCGGTACGGCGTGCGGAAGTCCAAGCGGGTGTGCGCGCGGGGCGGCGCTGCGGGTGGCGACCCCGGACGCCCCCAGCCTCCTCCCGCAGCTCCCGCCGCGGCGCCCAGAGGCCCGTCGGGGCTGCACTGCTGCAGCGGCTCCTTGTGCCACTTGTAGTCCAGGAGGTTGAGCATGGTGAGCACCAGCAGCAGCGCATAGCCTGCGCACAGCACCAGCGCCTTCCTGCGGAACACCTTCATTCCGAGCGGGGACGCGGGCCAGCGGCGGCCCGGGCGCCGGGGCCACGGCGGGAGCAGGGCGCGCGGCGCGGCGGCGGGCGCGGCTGGGAGAAGCCGGGGAAGTGCGCCCGGGGGTAGAGCTCGCGGCGGGCTGCGGCTCATCACAGGCACTGCCCGGGCCGGCAGAGCGGCGGAGGCCCTGCAGCCCGGGTGGGGGACGCAGCGGACCCGCTGCAGGCGCGGGAGCTGGGGCCGCTGCTCCTAGGCGGgcgcggcggcagcggcggctgGTCCCCAGCGCCCCGAGCTAGCTCTCCCATGGCAGCGGCTCCGGGAAGGACCTGCGAAGGGAAGTGCAGTGAGTGGGAGAGCCCCATTTTCCTTCTAGCCCCCCACCTCCGCCTAAGTAAAGCCCGGGGTCTGGTCGGCTCCCCAGCTCACCTGGAGCCGAGGGCGCGTCCCGGAGCGGCCCGGGTACGCGGCCCGGCGGTTGGTTCAGCTGCCACTCGTCCCTCGATTTCTTGTCCGCTCTCTCCTGCCGCGGGTCCCCGAACCTTAGAAAGGGCCGCGGGACTCACCGGCCCTCGGCAGCCTGAGTCCTGAACAGTGTCCGAGCAGCGGGCGTCCCGCGGCTCGGGAAAGGAAACTTTCACCGGGCCCGACCTCCTGCTCCCCGCTCCGCCGAGTGCCCGGAGCGCCTTGTCTCGAACGGCGTCTCCTCCACTCTCTTGAGACCGCAGCTTCCCTTCCTCGCCCGCGCACGGCGCTCCGGGGGGCGAAGCCGGCTGGGGGCGGCAGGGAGAGGGGGTTCACATGGGACCCAGTCCCCGGCACAGCGGCTCTGCCTCTTTCGCTCTCGGCCTCAGCGCCGCGAATCTTCCCATCTCTCTGGCAGCAGCGGCGATGGGGAGCAGCGCGACCCCGCAACGGCTGCAGAGGCAGCGGTTTCTTCTTCCATCACCCAGAGGATGCCCGGGCGGGCAGCGCCGACGCCGCTCCGCAGTCTCCGACTGGCCCGAAGGACCCCGCAATCACACCTCTGGGCAAAGGCGCCCGGATCCCCAGCGCTACCCTGCCCACCCCGCCCCTGGCACCACTAGCTTCTAGCCAACAAGGTATAGGAGCCGAAAAGACCCCGCTGCCGCCGCCAAGCGAAAGCGGCGCCCGGAGAATGCTGCTACCCGACTCTCCCTACGCCGAGCGGCTGCAACGCGCTCCGGCCAGCCTCTGCGCGGCTCCTGCCAGCCGGCGCCGGGTTGGTGCGCGCGGCCGTCTGTCCCCGCGGCTCCTCCCCTTCACCGCGCTGCCCTCCTCCTCCGCCCGCCGCGCGCCCGCCCCTCGCCCAGCTTCCAGCTCCCGCCGCCTCCGCTTTGGGGGCTGGAGATGCGGGTGCAGGTTTGTGGTGGCGCCTCTCAGGTCGCTCTCCGCTCGGCCGAGGGTGTAGCTCTCCATGCGCCAGGCCTGCGGGGGGCGGGCGCGGGATTCGGAGCGCTCCGGTGCCTCGAGCTTGGAGATACTGGCATTCTGCGCGCCGCTGCCGGACTCGGCCCCACGTTTGTGCTCTCGGAAAGAGTTGGTGATAAAGTTTAGGCAGAAATCCCCCGGCGGCCTCCAGCTCCGCTCTCCTCCCGGACTCATCGCGGCCGGGCTCTCTGGAGCCGAGGACTTAGCCGCGCGCCCGGAACTCAGCCGCGCCCTGGAGCGCACCAAGGACACGGAACGCAAGGTCCCGAATTCCGGCTCCCGTGTCCCAGCTGGCCTGTGGCTTCTCCTGGAGGAAGTAGTAAATCTTTATGACCCTGCGGTCAAAGAAGACGCTTCGGTTTTCCGGGTGGTGTGCCATCAGGCGTCTTTGCCCCAGCTTTACTGGTTCTGTGGACAGG comes from Elephas maximus indicus isolate mEleMax1 chromosome 23, mEleMax1 primary haplotype, whole genome shotgun sequence and encodes:
- the CHST2 gene encoding carbohydrate sulfotransferase 2, encoding MSRSPPRALPPGALPRLLPAAPAAAPRALLPPWPRRPGRRWPASPLGMKVFRRKALVLCAGYALLLVLTMLNLLDYKWHKEPLQQCSPDGPLGAAAGAAGGGWGRPGSPPAAPPRAHTRLDFRTPYRPPAAPVAGGVAGAAPPPGNVSRGGAGKRQLVYVFTTWRSGSSFFGELFNQNPEVFFLYEPVWHVWQKLYPGDAVSLQGAARDMLSALYRCDLSVFQLYSPAGSGGRNLTTLGIFGAATNKVVCSSPLCPAYRKEVVGLVDDRVCKKCPPQRLARFEEECRKYRTLVIKGVRVFDVAVLAPLLRDPALDLKIIHLVRDPRAVASSRIRSRHGLIRESLQVVRSRDPRAHRMPFLEAAGHKLGAKKEGVGGPADYHALGAMEVICNSMAKTLQTALQPPDWLQGHYLVVRYEDLVGDPVKTLRRVYDFVGLLVSPEMEQFALNMTSGSGSSSKPFVVSARNATQAANAWRTALTFQQIQQVEEFCYQPMAVLGYERVSSPEEVKDLSKTLLRKPRL